The following are encoded in a window of Rosa chinensis cultivar Old Blush chromosome 4, RchiOBHm-V2, whole genome shotgun sequence genomic DNA:
- the LOC112200014 gene encoding glycosyltransferase BC10 isoform X2: protein MKQANCTSHAQCQCNFSASPQLLPISSLPNIRDYIAPKELWHSMSDEELIWRASMVPQVTEYPYNRTPKVAFMFLAKGKLPLAPLWERFFMGHEGFFSVYLHAAPDFKNEPPESSVFYNRRIPSKAVEWGKATMVEAERRLLANALLDFSNERFVLLSESCVPLFNFTTIYDYLINSNYSFISSFDDPRGTGRGRYNRRMWPTVTLSDWRKGSQWFEVHRNLALKIVSDVTYYPIFKDLCQPPCYNDEHYLATLVSKVGPGKNSNRSITWVDWSVGGPHPATYGRQHVTEAFLNQLRHGFDCTYNGGISNICHLFARKFHPSTVEPLLKIAPTLFGFNTDNITTTK from the exons CTAATTGCACTAGCCACGCACAATGTCAATGCAACTTTTCTGCGTCTCCGCAGTTACTCCCTATTAGTTCTCTTCCAAATATAAGAGATTACATAGCTCCCAAAGAGCTATGGCACTCCATGAGTGATGAGGAGCTAATATGGCGAGCCTCTATGGTGCCACAGGTCACCGAATACCCTTATAATCGAACGCCAAAGGTCGCATTCATGTTCCTTGCAAAGGGAAAACTGCCATTGGCGCCTCTTTGGGAAAGGTTTTTCATGGGACATGAAGGTTTCTTCTCAGTTTATCTCCATGCAGCACCGGACTTTAAGAACGAGCCCCCCGAATCCTCAGTGTTTTACAATCGGAGGATACCAAGTAAG GCAGTTGAATGGGGAAAGGCCACAATGGTTGAAGCAGAGAGGCGCCTATTAGCCAATGCCTTACTTGACTTCTCAAATGAGAGATTTGTACTACTCTCTGAATCATGCGTACCTCTCTTCAACTTCACCACAATCTATGACTACCTCATCAACTCGAACTACAGTTTCATTAGCTCATTCGATGACCCGAGAGGCACCGGCCGGGGGCGCTACAACAGGCGAATGTGGCCAACCGTGACATTGTCCGATTGGCGCAAGGGTTCACAATGGTTCGAAGTTCACAGAAACCTTGCCCTGAAGATAGTATCAGATGTAACCTACTACCCTATATTTAAGGACCTCTGCCAGCCTCCTTGTTACAACGATGAACACTATTTGGCAACTCTGGTGAGCAAAGTTGGCCCCGGCAAGAACTCAAATAGGAGCATTACCTGGGTTGATTGGTCCGTAGGTGGGCCGCACCCTGCAACATATGGGAGGCAACATGTGACAGAAGCGTTTCTGAATCAGTTGAGACATGGGTTTGATTGTACCTACAATGGTGGCATTAGTAACATTTGCCACCTCTTTGCTAGGAAATTCCATCCTAGTACAGTTGAGCCTCTGCTAAAAATAGCTCCGACTCTGTTTGGATTTAACACCGATAATATTACCACTACAAAATAA
- the LOC112200014 gene encoding glycosyltransferase BC10 isoform X1 has protein sequence MKQGKLTVFVKDLSTGYLHVKTTIILSLSVLLLLFVLGMFIIGHTTKVLSSEVYFIPQLKTFSPLTANCTSHAQCQCNFSASPQLLPISSLPNIRDYIAPKELWHSMSDEELIWRASMVPQVTEYPYNRTPKVAFMFLAKGKLPLAPLWERFFMGHEGFFSVYLHAAPDFKNEPPESSVFYNRRIPSKAVEWGKATMVEAERRLLANALLDFSNERFVLLSESCVPLFNFTTIYDYLINSNYSFISSFDDPRGTGRGRYNRRMWPTVTLSDWRKGSQWFEVHRNLALKIVSDVTYYPIFKDLCQPPCYNDEHYLATLVSKVGPGKNSNRSITWVDWSVGGPHPATYGRQHVTEAFLNQLRHGFDCTYNGGISNICHLFARKFHPSTVEPLLKIAPTLFGFNTDNITTTK, from the exons ACCACTATCATACTCTCTTTGTCTGTATTATTGCTTCTTTTCGTTCTGGGTATGTTCATTATCGGTCACACTACGAAGGTCTTAAGTTCAGAGGTCTACTTCATCCCCCAGCTGAAGACATTTTCCCCACTCACAGCTAATTGCACTAGCCACGCACAATGTCAATGCAACTTTTCTGCGTCTCCGCAGTTACTCCCTATTAGTTCTCTTCCAAATATAAGAGATTACATAGCTCCCAAAGAGCTATGGCACTCCATGAGTGATGAGGAGCTAATATGGCGAGCCTCTATGGTGCCACAGGTCACCGAATACCCTTATAATCGAACGCCAAAGGTCGCATTCATGTTCCTTGCAAAGGGAAAACTGCCATTGGCGCCTCTTTGGGAAAGGTTTTTCATGGGACATGAAGGTTTCTTCTCAGTTTATCTCCATGCAGCACCGGACTTTAAGAACGAGCCCCCCGAATCCTCAGTGTTTTACAATCGGAGGATACCAAGTAAG GCAGTTGAATGGGGAAAGGCCACAATGGTTGAAGCAGAGAGGCGCCTATTAGCCAATGCCTTACTTGACTTCTCAAATGAGAGATTTGTACTACTCTCTGAATCATGCGTACCTCTCTTCAACTTCACCACAATCTATGACTACCTCATCAACTCGAACTACAGTTTCATTAGCTCATTCGATGACCCGAGAGGCACCGGCCGGGGGCGCTACAACAGGCGAATGTGGCCAACCGTGACATTGTCCGATTGGCGCAAGGGTTCACAATGGTTCGAAGTTCACAGAAACCTTGCCCTGAAGATAGTATCAGATGTAACCTACTACCCTATATTTAAGGACCTCTGCCAGCCTCCTTGTTACAACGATGAACACTATTTGGCAACTCTGGTGAGCAAAGTTGGCCCCGGCAAGAACTCAAATAGGAGCATTACCTGGGTTGATTGGTCCGTAGGTGGGCCGCACCCTGCAACATATGGGAGGCAACATGTGACAGAAGCGTTTCTGAATCAGTTGAGACATGGGTTTGATTGTACCTACAATGGTGGCATTAGTAACATTTGCCACCTCTTTGCTAGGAAATTCCATCCTAGTACAGTTGAGCCTCTGCTAAAAATAGCTCCGACTCTGTTTGGATTTAACACCGATAATATTACCACTACAAAATAA